In the genome of Helicovermis profundi, the window GCCTTTATCCATATACTTATTCTGCTGGACTAACTGCATCAACTGCAGTTTCTGAAATGATGTTCACTGAAGGTAAGCCTGCAGTAGATAGATGGATTAAAATGTTAAAAACAGGTGGAAAGGAAAAACCACTTGAACTTCTTAAAATTGCTGGAATGGATTTAACTTCTGATGAACCTGTTCAAAAAGCTGTTAAATTTGTTGGAAGTTTAATTGATCAATTAATAGAACTTTCTTAAAAATGATTAAGGCCTGTTAAAAGTTAAATGCTTTTAATTGGCCTTTTTATTATGTTTATAAAAGTCTTTTATACAAGACAAAATTATCAAAACAACGCATAAAGTCTTTTATAAAAGACCAAAAACGTTTCATGTTATTAGTCCAAAGCCTTCAGCATTCTTATATCACTTTTCCACTCACCGCAGTTATAAACAAAATTTTTAACTACACCCACTACTTCATAGTTAAGTGACTTATATAATTTTTGTGCTTTTGTATTAAACTCAAAAACCCCAAGTTCTATATATTTTAAACCGCTTTCTTTACATTTTTTTTCAATATCTTTCATTATTAATTTACCTATTCCCCTTCCCCAGTAGCTTTTTTCACCTATAATTATACTAATCCACGCTGTTCTTGGATTATTGGTATATAGATATTCAAATTCACTGTCAATCGAATAATAACCAATTGCCGAGGAATCATCGTAAACTATATATACTTCTTTTGTTTTATTGGATAAAATATTGAATTTCAATTCAAATGGGCTAACATCCATAATTTCTTCAGTCGTTGTTCTTGGAAAGATAAATTCTTTTATATTAGGATCATTATCCCAATTTGCAAGTATATTAAATATAGTGGTGTCATTCATATTAATTCTTTTAAAATTTATCATGATTTCTCCTTTATTTTATAGTAAATATTTTTAATTAAATTCTATTTATCCGATGCTTTAGAATTCTAATACCCCCACTTCTTAAAAAAGTAGGGGATAAAAAGCTCTAAAAAGGCCCTGGATTATGTTTTCTAAGATTCAGTGGGAGTAAAACTCCCTCTGAATCTTAGAAATTCATTTATCACTTAGATAAATTAAGCTATAATGATATTATAGTATTACATATTTTAAAAATATATCTTTTTGTACTAACTAATAAAACTTTAGTAAGAAACAAATAAAATATTTAATTGTATAATGCTATTTTGTTTCTTATACTTTATTTACCCCAAAAGGACAAAATTATGCTTAAAAGAATCAACCCAAAACTTAAAATTACAGATGATTTACTTTATATGTCTCTTGTTGATGATATTATTAATAATCCTGCTGTTATTGATATGAAAAATTATATTCATCATGGCAAAATAAATTGTTTTGAGCATTCGCTTCATGTATCTTATTTATCTTATAGATTATCTAAAAAATTAAAACTTGATTACACTTCTTCTAGTAGAGGAGGTTTTTTGCATGACTTTTATTTATATGATTGGCATATTAAAAATGAAAGAAAAGGACTTCATGGATTTACACATTCCAAAGAATCCCTTAAGAACGCTGAAAAAATTTTTAATCTAAGCGACAAAGAAAAAGATATAATTTTAAAACATATGTGGCCACTTAATATAAAATTTCCAGCTTATAAAGAATCATTTCTTGTTTGCTTTGTTGATAAGTACTGCGCAATTAAAGAGTATTTTTAAAATTTCTCAAATAAATTCTAGAAAATCGTCTACTTCGGAGGTATTATGATTGTATTTATATTAAAATATTTATTTCTATTTGGAACTGGATCCCTTTTTGGATGGGGTCTTGAACTTGTCTATAGAAGATACTTTGGAAAAGCTAGAACATGGATTAATCCAGGATTTTTATCTGGTCCCTATTTACCACTTTACGGAAGTGGTGTTGGTATTCTTTTTATTGTGAGCGATATGAACATAAATTTTTTTATTAAAATTATTCTTTTTACTTTTTCTACAACAACAATAGAACTTTTAACAGGATTATTTTTTCTAAAATTTTACAACACAAGACTTTGGGACTATACAAATTTAAAATTTAATTATAAAGGATTAA includes:
- a CDS encoding GNAT family N-acetyltransferase; amino-acid sequence: MINFKRINMNDTTIFNILANWDNDPNIKEFIFPRTTTEEIMDVSPFELKFNILSNKTKEVYIVYDDSSAIGYYSIDSEFEYLYTNNPRTAWISIIIGEKSYWGRGIGKLIMKDIEKKCKESGLKYIELGVFEFNTKAQKLYKSLNYEVVGVVKNFVYNCGEWKSDIRMLKALD
- a CDS encoding HD domain-containing protein: MLKRINPKLKITDDLLYMSLVDDIINNPAVIDMKNYIHHGKINCFEHSLHVSYLSYRLSKKLKLDYTSSSRGGFLHDFYLYDWHIKNERKGLHGFTHSKESLKNAEKIFNLSDKEKDIILKHMWPLNIKFPAYKESFLVCFVDKYCAIKEYF